One window of Bacillus alkalicellulosilyticus genomic DNA carries:
- a CDS encoding carbamoyl phosphate synthase small subunit produces MKRQLIMEDGTVFVGKAFGSDIEKSGEVVFNTGMTGYQEILSDLSYCGQIVTLTYPLIGNYGINRDDFESIEPAIHGLIVKEVAKYPSNWRSEESLDALLKFKGIPGLEGIDTRKLTRLIRQHGTLKGRLCNMEVNVDKVVKELNDMPLMTDQVNHVSTKDPYHAPGRKYRIVLVDFGAKHGILRNLIHYDSDVIVVPYNASLEEVLGLNPDGIMLSNGPGDPTDVQEGIELIKGLIGKVPTFGICLGHQLIALACGAKTDKLKFGHRGSNHPVKELETGKIDITSQNHGYAVVEDSLKDTRLKVTHVSVNDGTVEGLEHLDHPVFCVQYHPEASPGPEDSIHLFDKFINMIEEHKNGKVKA; encoded by the coding sequence ATGAAAAGACAATTAATTATGGAAGATGGCACAGTATTTGTTGGAAAAGCATTCGGAAGTGACATCGAAAAAAGTGGAGAAGTTGTATTTAATACAGGGATGACAGGTTATCAAGAAATTTTATCCGATTTATCGTATTGTGGACAAATCGTTACACTAACCTATCCACTTATCGGAAACTACGGCATTAACCGCGATGACTTTGAATCAATTGAACCAGCGATTCATGGACTAATTGTAAAAGAAGTAGCAAAATACCCTAGCAATTGGAGAAGTGAAGAATCACTTGATGCTCTTTTAAAATTCAAAGGCATTCCTGGTCTTGAAGGAATTGATACGCGCAAGCTAACAAGATTAATTCGCCAACATGGTACATTAAAAGGAAGACTTTGTAACATGGAAGTCAACGTTGATAAAGTAGTAAAAGAATTAAATGATATGCCATTAATGACTGACCAAGTAAATCATGTTTCTACAAAAGATCCATATCACGCACCAGGTCGTAAATATCGAATCGTGCTTGTTGATTTCGGAGCAAAACATGGAATTTTACGTAACTTAATTCATTATGATTCAGATGTTATCGTTGTTCCTTATAATGCGTCACTTGAAGAAGTATTAGGATTAAACCCAGATGGAATTATGCTTTCTAACGGACCTGGGGACCCAACGGATGTACAAGAAGGAATTGAACTAATTAAAGGACTTATCGGAAAGGTTCCTACATTTGGTATTTGCCTAGGACATCAATTAATTGCACTTGCTTGTGGAGCAAAAACGGATAAATTAAAGTTTGGTCACCGTGGATCCAATCACCCGGTAAAAGAACTTGAAACAGGAAAAATTGATATCACATCACAAAATCACGGCTATGCAGTTGTAGAAGATTCATTAAAAGACACAAGATTAAAAGTCACTCATGTATCAGTTAATGATGGAACAGTTGAAGGACTTGAGCATTTGGATCACCCTGTATTCTGTGTTCAATACCATCCGGAAGCATCACCTGGTCCAGAAGATTCAATTCATTTGTTTGATAAATTTATTAACATGATTGAAGAACATAAAAACGGAAAAGTAAAAGCTTAA
- a CDS encoding dihydroorotase — protein MKIVLTKGKVLTENGTTEEKEILIVDGKIIQVAEKVSREDAQVIDVTNQLIVPGMLDLHVHFREPGGEHKETIETGSKAAAQGGFTTVAPMPNTRPVPDTKEQMEWVQNRIKETSVVRVLPYASITTRQLGKDLTDFEGLKEAGAFAFTDDGVGVQNAAMMLAAMKEAAKVNKAIVAHCEEDTLIFGGAVHEGTFSKENNLKGIPSVCESVHIARDVLLAEAAGAHYHVCHISTVGSVRAVRDAKRAGIHVTAEVTPHHLLLCDEDIPGMDPNYKMNPPLRGKEDRDALIEGLLDGTIDFIATDHAPHAAEEKALGMEKAPFGIVGLETAFPLLYTHLVEKGIITLKQLVDWLTVKPAKAFDLPYGTLEVGALADITVIDLEHQEEINPENFASKGKNTPFTGWACKGWPTHTFVEGKLVWKKGEQQ, from the coding sequence AGATAATTCAAGTTGCAGAGAAGGTAAGTCGTGAAGATGCCCAAGTCATCGATGTTACTAACCAATTAATCGTACCAGGAATGCTTGACCTTCACGTCCATTTCAGAGAGCCAGGTGGAGAACATAAAGAAACGATTGAAACAGGCTCTAAAGCAGCTGCCCAAGGTGGTTTCACAACAGTAGCACCAATGCCAAATACAAGACCCGTGCCTGATACAAAAGAACAAATGGAGTGGGTTCAAAATAGAATTAAGGAAACATCGGTTGTACGAGTTCTTCCATATGCATCAATTACAACAAGGCAATTAGGAAAAGACTTAACGGATTTTGAAGGATTAAAAGAAGCGGGAGCTTTTGCGTTTACGGATGATGGTGTAGGCGTTCAAAATGCAGCGATGATGTTAGCGGCCATGAAAGAAGCCGCAAAAGTTAATAAAGCAATAGTAGCCCACTGTGAGGAGGATACTCTTATCTTCGGTGGAGCTGTTCATGAAGGAACATTTTCGAAAGAGAATAACCTAAAAGGAATTCCTTCAGTGTGTGAATCTGTTCATATCGCTCGAGATGTCCTACTTGCTGAAGCTGCAGGCGCGCATTATCATGTGTGTCACATTAGTACTGTTGGTTCCGTTCGTGCAGTTAGAGATGCAAAACGAGCAGGAATTCATGTGACGGCTGAAGTAACGCCTCATCACTTACTGTTGTGTGATGAAGATATTCCAGGAATGGACCCGAATTATAAAATGAATCCACCTCTTCGTGGTAAAGAAGACCGAGATGCGTTAATTGAAGGTTTATTAGATGGAACAATTGATTTTATTGCAACTGACCATGCTCCACATGCTGCAGAAGAAAAAGCACTAGGGATGGAAAAGGCTCCGTTTGGAATTGTGGGACTAGAAACAGCGTTTCCACTTTTATATACGCACCTTGTTGAAAAAGGAATTATAACATTAAAGCAGTTAGTGGATTGGTTGACTGTAAAACCTGCAAAGGCATTTGACCTTCCATATGGAACATTAGAAGTAGGAGCGCTAGCGGATATTACAGTGATTGATTTAGAGCATCAAGAGGAGATTAATCCAGAGAATTTTGCTTCTAAAGGGAAAAATACACCATTTACAGGTTGGGCTTGTAAAGGCTGGCCGACACATACATTTGTTGAAGGAAAACTGGTTTGGAAGAAAGGGGAACAACAATGA